A part of Candida albicans SC5314 chromosome 2, complete sequence genomic DNA contains:
- the SMF12 gene encoding divalent metal ion transporter (Ortholog of S. cerevisiae Smf1; manganese transporter; Gcn4-regulated; Hap43, alkaline induced; caspofungin repressed; mutants are viable) translates to MTTTSSSTNESIRPKNNHTTISTTGVSTTLDQTTTTRFRNNYDDNNNNSVISKDSSTFAYVVNRSKSVLKKYGSFVGPGMLISVAYMDPGNYATGITAGASNEYSLLFIVFLSNVIAIFLQSLCIKLGSVTGYDLARCCREYLPKQLNWVLWFLAECAIIATDVAEVIGSAIALNILLKIPLPAGVVITIIDVLFVLMAYRADTSSMKFVKIFEYAVGALVMVVVVCFAVELSQIHASARDIFRGFVPSKQMFDGNGMTIATSIIGSTVMIHSLFLGSGLVQPRLRDFDVKHGYVNLDDILNKNDQPQFPVIESSTTTPSEKKDDAKNNVKVSMYEKEADYFYHYYKPSYQSIKYSLKYSIVELTITLITLALFVNSAILIVSGSTLYGTEEAIDADLYTIHDLLSRSLAPAVGTIFMVALLASGQSAGIVCTIAGQIVSEGHINWTLKPWLRRLVTRSISIIPCLIISVCIGRNGLGIALNISQVVISILLPPLTAPLIYFTCSKKIMKVELNENDEAIGVTGQEEEVEDEESNDQDTNGSGKKYKYMTNNWITSIVAVIIWFFVSTLNVYAIYEMAKNGVSG, encoded by the coding sequence ATGACAACTACTTCTTCCTCAACAAACGAGTCTATAAGACCGAAAAATAACCATACAACCATTTCCACAACTGGAGTTTCTACAACATTAGATcaaactactactactcgTTTTAGAAATAACTATGAcgacaataacaacaatagcGTTATTAGTAAAGACAGCTCCACATTTGCATATGTCGTGAACAGATCCAAGAGTGTACTTAAAAAATACGGATCATTTGTTGGTCCAGGAATGTTGATCAGTGTTGCCTATATGGATCCTGGTAATTATGCAACAGGGATTACTGCAGGGGCATCAAATGAATATTCTTTATTGTTCATTGTGTTTTTATCTAATGTTATTGCCATATTTTTACAAAGTCTCTGTATAAAATTAGGTTCAGTAACAGGTTATGATTTGGCTCGTTGTTGTCGAGAATATTTACCTAAACAACTAAACTGGGTCTTGTGGTTTTTAGCTGAATGTGCCATCATTGCTACTGATGTAGCTGAAGTCATTGGGTCGGCCATTGCTTTGAACattttgttgaagattCCGTTACCTGCCGGGGTAGTAATCACTATTATTGATGTGTTGTTTGTTCTTATGGCATATCGTGCTGATACTTCGCTGATGAAGTttgttaaaatttttgaatatgCCGTGGGTGCATTGGTtatggttgttgttgtttgttttgcCGTTGAATTATCACAAATTCATGCTAGTGCAAGAGATATTTTCCGTGGATTTGTTCCTTCGAAACAAATGTTTGATGGTAATGGGATGACCATTGCAACTTCTATCATTGGGTCTACAGTGATGATCCATTCGTTGTTTTTGGGTTCAGGATTAGTTCAACCCCGTTTACGTGACTTTGACGTTAAACATGGATATGTGAATTTGGATGATATTCTCAACAAAAATGACCAACCACAATTTCCAGTTAttgaatcatcaacaactacACCATCTGAGAAAAAAGATGACGCAAAGAATAATGTCAAAGTATCAATGTATGAAAAAGAAGctgattatttttatcattattataaacCATCctatcaatcaattaaatattcCTTAAAGTATTCCATAGTGGAATTAACTATCACTTTGATCACATTAGCCCTTTTCGTCAATTCAGCAATTTTAATAGTCTCAGGGTCAACATTATACGGTACCGAAGAAGCCATAGATGCCGATTTATACACTATTCATGATTTATTGAGTCGTTCATTAGCACCAGCAGTCGGTACTATTTTCATGGTAGCATTATTGGCCAGTGGTCAAAGTGCTGGTATAGTATGCACTATTGCTGGACAAATTGTTAGTGAAGGACATATCAATTGGACTTTAAAACCATGGCTTAGAAGATTGGTGACAAGAAGTATATCTATTATTCCTTGTTTGATTATATCTGTTTGTATTGGAAGAAATGGATTGGGTATAGCTTTAAATATTTCTCAAGTGGTGATATCCATTTTATTACCTCCATTGACTGCTCCTTTGATTTATTTCACTTGTTCGAAAAAAATCATGAAAGtggaattgaatgaaaatgatgaagcTATTGGTGTCACAggacaagaagaagaagtagaagACGAAGAGTCGAATGATCAAGACACAAATGGCTCTGGaaagaaatataaatatatgaCCAATAATTGGATTACTTCAATTGTTGCtgttattatttggtttttcGTTTCCACATTGAATGTTTATGCCATTTACGAAATGGCAAAGAACGGTGTATCTGGATAA
- the AFT2 gene encoding Aft2p (Putative Aft domain transcription factor; role in regulation of iron metabolism, oxidative stress, adhesion, hyphal growth, colony morphology, virulence; complements S. cerevisiae aft1 mutation; Spider biofilm induced) gives MTDRVTHRVSLDDLNLEKQKFDSKDDIKPWLQDNLQSTKGINVVIERSDTSKIIFKCKNKEKKTKIVESKKTASKTMIRKHTSCPFKIRANYSVRNKVWTLSIVSDEHDHVVDLPRSFVGKNLISNTIPGSSLNVLDSVAPRSNKKGIKPTSEIANTPSVTSYSPSCAVKRNEDVDAPKISSKKARNLTKKPSTQSTRSSSSSDGSSIVSFGSLTSQSSSTSLPENYKGQVPTSMDSMVVEESLTGKSLKPAASHPVKRKNMKANTMKKSKKLKQNPIVVSPIEEDSNLNSFDDANIDLQRQQSLQSPLSHLVQNQDPISLEQNPQLHTVYPQPRHSKQSSSLLKKNQQQDRIPDNMPLQPQENNRTLQNFPLNQFNANEILQNVQQVVRETVKSEILDSPNIDNTYKTDMMDSFVSSVILDYKDYLSSQFLFSLKQNLYDRREATHTNVDLEQNGSNENLFDEQPQHKHNHQHNENQFSYQSQIQNQRQNQNQNQGQNQNQNQSQSQTPGQNSNQNDSQTQIPLQSQTPQDRKSAMQQNWLPGSTPGVGGLIRLSPLLNDNDNNEYAAVAAAAVVGSTPGNPNGNSLENFTHLPGINSSTLNYLMQLPHPSANPNSGGVSSSQPASLMSLQGHQGLLQQQQQQQPMFSMQNSGQQLPPLSSIPKLPSSNNANVNLNSSSTLPLPLNNTGPTLNPSSLLKSTSRNSTNSGNINVNNINNSNNNSNSAFNSVFLNSSITTNPAFIFNSQGNPTNSNQSMVNSIMTTNSNKDGTATSNNNSSGNTSNNLLNDMPNYGPGW, from the coding sequence ATGACTGATAGAGTCACTCATCGAGTTTCCcttgatgatttgaatttggaaaaacaaaaatttgacTCCAAAGATGATATCAAGCCATGGCTACAAGACAATCTACAGTCTACTAAAGGTATCAATGTGGTTATAGAGCGATCTGATACTTCgaaaataatattcaaGTGCAAAAacaaggaaaagaaaacaaaaattgtgGAGTCCAAGAAAACTGCATCCAAAACGATGATTAGAAAACATACCAGTTGCCCCTTTAAAATTAGAGCTAACTATAGTGTGAGGAATAAAGTTTGGACATTGCTGATAGTCAGCGATGAACATGATCATGTGGTAGACCTTCCGCGACTGTTTGTTGGCAAGAATCTAATAAGCAATACCATACCAGGGTCTTCATTAAATGTGCTAGATTCTGTCGCCCCGAGACTGAATAAGAAAGGAATAAAGCCGACGTCAGAAATAGCCAATACTCCCCTGGTGACATCATATTCCCCCAGTTGTGCTGTTAAACGAAATGAAGATGTGGATGCACCTAAGATTTCCAGTAAAAAGGCAAGGAACCTAACAAAGAAACCCTCTACACAGAGTACTAGGAGCTCACTGAGTAGTGATGGAAGTTCCATAGTCAGTTTTGGATCTTTAACATCCCAATCTAGTCTGACATCCTTACCAGAAAACTATAAGGGTCAAGTTCCAACATCTATGGATCTGATGgttgttgaagaaagtTTGACGGGAAAGAGTTTGAAACCTGCTGCATCTCACCCCgtaaaaaggaaaaatatGAAAGCAAATACTATGAAGaaatccaaaaaattaaagcAGAATCCGATTGTTGTTTCTCCCATTGAAGAGGATCTGAATTTAAACAGTTTTGACGACGCAAACATCGACTTGCAGCGACAGCAATCATTACAGTCTCCTTTGTCTCATTTAGTTCAGAATCAAGATCCAATTTCTTTGGAACAAAACCCCCAGTTACACACAGTCTACCCACAACCACGGCATTCAAAACAACTGCTGtcattgttgaaaaaaaatcagcAACAAGATCGAATACCAGATAACATGCCACTTCAACCACAAGAAAACAATAGGACTTTGCAAAATTTCccattgaatcaatttaatgCTAATGAAATTCTTCAAAACGTACAGCAGGTAGTCAGGGAAACTGTGAAACTGGAGATTTTAGACAGCCCAAATATCGACAATACCTATAAAACAGATATGATGGATTCATTTGTGTCTCTGGTTATTTTGGATTATAAAGATTATTTGAGCTcacaatttttgttttctttgaaGCAAAACCTATATGACAGACGAGAAGCGACTCATACCAATGTTGACCTTGAACAAAATGGTTCCAATGAGAACCTTTTTGATgaacaaccacaacataAACACAATCACCAACACaatgaaaatcaattccTGTATCAACTGCAAATTCAAAACCAGagacaaaatcaaaatcaaaatcaaggtcaaaatcaaaatcaaaaccaaagTCAAAGTCAAACACCAGGACAAAATCTGAATCAAAATGATAGTCAAACCCAAATACCACTACAAAGTCAAACTCCACAGGATCGTAAATCTGCCATGCAACAAAATTGGCTACCAGGTTCGACTCCTGGAGTTGGAGGGTTGATCAGATTGTCACCATTGcttaatgataatgataataatgagTATGCGGCGGTAGCAGCAGCAGCGGTTGTTGGATCAACCCCAGGTAATCCAAATGGTAATTCTTTGGAAAATTTCACTCATTTGCCAGGGATTAATTCCAGTACactaaattatttgatgcAATTACCACATCCTTCTGCAAATCCAAACTCAGGAGGAGTCTCGTCTAGTCAGCCGGCTTCTTTGATGTCATTACAAGGTCACCAGGGactactacaacaacagcagcaacaacaacctaTGTTCTCTATGCAGAATCTGGGGCAACAGTTACCCCCCTTGAGTTCGATACCCAAATTACCATCAAGCAATAATGCTAAtgtaaatttgaattcatcAAGTACATTGCCACTTCCTTTAAACAATACTGGCCCTACACTAAATCCTTCGTCATTATTAAAATCCACATCCAGAAATAGTACTAATTCTGGAAATATCAATgtcaataatatcaataatagtaacaataatagtaaCAGTGCCTTTAATAgtgtttttttaaattcatcaataactACTAATCCTgcatttattttcaatagtCAAGGCAATCCGACTAATTCCAACCAGTCTATggttaattcaattatgaCAACAAATCTGAACAAAGATGGTACTGCTActagtaataataacagTAGTGGTAATACaagtaataatttattgaatgatATGCCCAATTATGGACCTGGTTGGTAA
- a CDS encoding uncharacterized protein (Ortholog of C. dubliniensis CD36 : Cd36_21450, Candida tropicalis MYA-3404 : CTRG_01739 and Candida albicans WO-1 : CAWG_05814) has translation MARPTIFPLKKDNNGAQLISRLNQLISITESLTTLTSVQRQELVKLFRMTIDMIILRTNQLSTEFINKCTRLVNSYQNLIMAVTSNEQQSSQALHPFPFPRPSQPPQSHPQPSLSLPALSNLRTPGRSNISTPNLQIRKYGIFHDRVSNLSPSISTQSMFEVAPNRKSKDISRMLLPDQEQKSSDESEFEEDESQDLIYNSSSHSLSPGRPRLPSMFLSNRLSTPNLQVHLNLSQKNSRSHLRNNSFN, from the coding sequence ATGGCCAGACCAACGATATTTCCACTCAAAAAGGATAATAATGGTGCTCAATTGATCAGTCGGTTGAACCAATTGATATCAATTACTGAATCATTAACCACACTCACTTCGGTACAGCGACAAGAATTAGTCAAATTGTTTCGTATGACAATTGATATGATTATTCTTCGAACCAATCAGCTATCTACTGAATTCATAAACAAATGCACTCGTTTGGTGAATAGCTACCAAAACTTAATCATGGCAGTTACATCAAATGAACAACAACTGTCACAAGCTTTGCATCCATTCCCATTCCCGCGGCCACTGCAGCCACCGCAACTGCATCCACAACCTCTGTTATCATTACCAGCTTTATCAAACTTGCGTACTCCAGGAAGATCTAACATCAGTACGCCAAATCTTCAAATCAGAAAGTATGGAATTTTTCACGATAGGGTTTCGAATTTATCTCCATCAATTTCTACTCAATCAATGTTTGAAGTTGCTCCTAATCGAAAATCAAAAGATATCAGTAGAATGCTTCTACCCGACCAAGAACAAAAGAGTTCCGATGAAAGCGAATTTGAGGAAGATGAATCACAAGATTTAATCTACAATAGCTCATCACACTCGTTGTCTCCTGGAAGACCAAGACTACCGTCAATGTTTTTAAGCAATAGGTTGAGCACTCCTAATTTACAAgttcatttgaatttgagtcaaaaaaatagtagACTGCACTTGAGAAATAATTCGTTTAACTAA
- a CDS encoding mitochondrial 54S ribosomal protein bL12m (Putative mitochondrial ribosomal protein; predicted role in aerobic respiration; Spider biofilm repressed), with amino-acid sequence MSAIIRQAIRPALRSVSSKRIAVTALRYNSTAAEPAKAPVDAKITTIVDQISTLTLLETSQLINELKERLNISDISLPVGGAQAAPVAQAAPAEEEVKEEVEEKTIFSIKLESFDAKSKPKIIKEVKGMLGLSLVESKKFVESAPKVLKENVAKEDAEKIKATLEGLGAKVSLE; translated from the coding sequence ATGTCTGCCATAATTCGTCAAGCCATAAGACCAGCTTTGAGATCAGTGTCTTCCAAGAGAATTGCCGTCACTGCCTTACGTTATAACTCCACTGCCGCAGAACCAGCCAAAGCTCCAGTCGACGCTAAGATTACTACCATAGTGGATCAAATTTCAACTTTGACTCTTTTAGAAACCTCACAATTAATCaatgaattaaaagaaagattaaACATTTCCGATATTTCCTTGCCAGTTGGTGGAGCTCAAGCAGCCCCAGTTGCTCAAGCAGCCCCagctgaagaagaagttaaagaagaagttgaagaaaaaaccATATTTTCCATTAAATTAGAATCTTTCGATGccaaatcaaaaccaaagaTTATTAAAGAAGTCAAAGGAATGTTAGGTTTATCGTTGGTCGAATCTaagaaatttgttgaaagtgCTCCTAAAgtattgaaagaaaatgttGCCAAAGAAGATGCTGAAAAAATCAAGGCCACTTTAGAAGGATTAGGTGCTAAAGTTTCATTGGAATAG
- a CDS encoding DNA-directed RNA polymerase II core subunit (Ortholog(s) have DNA-directed RNA polymerase activity, RNA-directed RNA polymerase activity) — MASFRFCAECNNMLYPKEDKEGQRLLYACRNCGYTELAENPKVYRHELMTNIGATAGVVEDIGNDPTLPRSDKECPDCGHHECVFFQSQQRRKDTSMILFFVCLNCKHVFQA, encoded by the coding sequence ATGGCATCCTTTAGATTTTGTGCAGAATGCAATAATATGTTATATCCAAAAGAAGATAAAGAAGGTCAAAGATTACTTTATGCTTGTCGAAATTGTGGATATACTGAATTGGCAGAAAACCCCAAAGTATATCGTCATGAATTGATGACTAATATAGGTGCTACTGCAGGTGTTGTTGAAGATATTGGAAATGATCCTACTTTACCTCGATCAGATAAAGAATGTCCGGATTGTGGACATCATGAATGTGTGTTTTTCCAAAGTCAACAACGAAGAAAAGATACCAGtatgattttgttttttgtttgtttgaattGTAAACATGTTTTCCAGGCGTAA
- the TPK2 gene encoding cAMP-dependent protein kinase catalytic subunit (cAMP-dependent protein kinase catalytic subunit; isoform of Tpk1; needed for epithelial cell damage, engulfment and oral (not systemic) virulence in mice; control of morphogenesis and stress response; rat catheter, Spider biofilm repressed) translates to MDNHQQQQQLQHQQYQQQFQQPQQQLYPGEQIVHPAAAQTGQNTTNVTAVSSSNITQSATSSLHSQQLQHVDVSKSAAEEAIRRSLLPERSTVSKGKYSLTDFSIMRTLGTGSFGRVHLVRSVHNGRYYAIKVLKKHQVVKMKQVEHTNDERRMLKLVEHPFLIRMWGTFQDSKNLFMVMDYIEGGELFSLLRKSQRFPNPVAKFYAAEVTLALEYLHSHDIIYRDLKPENILLDRNGHIKITDFGFAKEVSTVTWTLCGTPDYIAPEVITTKPYNKSVDWWSLGVLIFEMLAGYTPFYDSTPMKTYEKILAGKIHYPSFFQPDVIDLLTKLITADLTRRLGNLINGPADIRNHPWFSEVVWEKLLAKDIETPYEPPITAGVGDSSLFDHYPEEQLDYGSQGEDPYASYFLDF, encoded by the coding sequence ATGGacaatcatcaacaacaacagcagctTCAGCATCAGCAATATcagcaacaatttcaacaaccGCAGCAACAACTTTATCCAGGCGAACAAATAGTTCACCCTGCTGCAGCCCAAACTGGACAAAATACTACAAATGTAACAGCAGTGTCGAGCTCCAACATTACCCAATCTGCTACCTCATCACTCCATTCACAGCAATTGCAGCATGTAGATGTTTCCAAATCGGCTGCTGAAGAAGCCATCAGAAGATCGTTGTTGCCTGAACGTTCTACTGTTTCAAAGGGGAAATACTCTTTGACTGATTTCTCAATTATGAGAACTTTGGGAACAGGTTCCTTTGGTAGAGTACATTTAGTGAGATCAGTTCACAATGGTAGATATTATGCTATCAAAGTTTTGAAGAAGCATCAAGTTGTGAAAATGAAGCAAGTTGAACACACAAATGATGAAAGAAGAATGTTGAAGTTGGTTGAACATCCATTTTTGATTAGAATGTGGGGGACTTTCCAAGAttccaaaaatttatttatggTTATGGACTATATTGAAGGGGGAGAgttattttcattgttaAGAAAGTCTCAGAGATTTCCCAATCCAGTAGCCAAGTTTTATGCTGCAGAGGTTACCTTGGCTTTGGAGTATTTGCACAGTCATGATATTATCTATCGTGATTTGAAACCagaaaatatattattGGATAGAAATGGTCATATAAAGATTACAGATTTTGGATTTGCCAAAGAAGTTAGTACCGTTACATGGACGTTATGTGGTACCCCCGATTATATTGCCCCAGAAGTCATAACAACCAAACCCTATAACAAGTCGGTGGACTGGTGGTCGTTGGGggtattgatttttgaaatgTTGGCAGGTTACACTCCATTTTATGATTCGACTCCAATGAAAACttatgaaaaaattttggcAGGCAAAATACATTACCCAAGTTTTTTTCAACCTGATGtgattgatttgttgaCTAAATTAATAACTGCTGATTTGACAAGAAGATTGGGTAATTTGATCAACGGACCAGCAGATATCAGAAATCATCCCTGGTTTCTGGAAGTGGTATGGGAGAAATTGTTGGCAAAGGATATTGAAACTCCTTATGAACCACCAATCACAGCTGGGGTTGGTGATTCGTCATTGTTTGACCATTATCCAGAAGAACAATTAGACTACGGAAGCCAAGGAGAAGATCCTTATGCTCTGTATTTCCTTGACTTTTGA